The Lactuca sativa cultivar Salinas chromosome 2, Lsat_Salinas_v11, whole genome shotgun sequence genome includes a window with the following:
- the LOC111917578 gene encoding F-box protein At1g11270, with the protein MSDEIPFHIQENIIKRLPVVSLLQFRSVSKAWKSLIDSSKFIAAHSVTQAEHLLLSYEEPPQMLLSYEDPVKTETKYVLLLDDDSFPQQRFHYTLPLSIKLLKQSCIIGSSLGVLCFHCYYEEEEDFCTNLKSEMVLWNPSIRKSIDVPVPKKFNPYHESNLGFGVCPLTCDPKIVEITLFHKPRFHCEAKVYTVSSRKWRNFTSNLPSKPFRVFYPHVVVDRFIYWCAFDPMTMDNGLPNHNLIMSFDITNESFGVVDLPDSLRRHPPLQLCVSKVRESLVMLEYDSYMKGACGVWMMENGVVKSFIKLFTVEAPNWSRTIKTLGFRRSGEPIMEVEYRYDDSSEQREVVVYEPNSGRFTDLEMYGANETFSVNSYMETLVMLDRSDCNIEAEVDGF; encoded by the coding sequence ATGTCAGACGAAATTCCATTCCATATCCAAGAAAATATCATCAAAAGGCTTCCTGTAGTATCACTGCTTCAATTCAGATCCGTCTCGAAAGCATGGAAGTCTTTGATCGACAGCTCTAAGTTTATTGCTGCTCACAGCGTTACTCAGGCGGAGCATCTACTTTTAAGCTACGAAGAACCGCCCCAGATGCTTTTAAGCTACGAAGATCCGGTAAAAACTGAGACCAAATATGTTTTGCTTCTGGATGATGACAGTTTCCCTCAACAGAGGTTTCATTATACCCTTCCCCTCTCCATTAAACTACTTAAACAGTCATGCATCATCGGTAGCTCTCTCGGAGTGTTGTGCTTTCACTGTTATTATGAGGAGGAAGAGGATTTTTGTACGAACTTGAAAAGTGAGATGGTTCTTTGGAATCCTTCAATTAGAAAGTCAATTGATGTTCCTGTACCAAAGAAGTTTAATCCGTACCATGAAAGTAATCTTGGTTTTGGTGTTTGTCCTCTCACCTGTGACCCTAAGATTGTTGAGATCACACTATTTCACAAACCTCGTTTCCATTGTGAAGCTAAAGTTTATACAGTGAGCTCAAGAAAATGGCGAAATTTTACTAGCAATCTTCCTAGTAAACCATTTCGTGTCTTCTACCCACATGTGGTTGTTGATAGGTTTATCTATTGGTGTGCTTTTGACCCGATGACTATGGATAACGGGTTACCAAATCATAATCTGATAATGTCATTTGATATAACTAACGAGAGTTTTGGAGTGGTAGATCTCCCAGATAGTTTAAGGCGCCACCCTCCCCTCCAGTTGTGTGTTTCTAAGGTAAGGGAGTCTCTTGTCATGCTTGAATATGATAGCTATATGAAAGGTGCTTGTGGTGTATGGATGATGGAGAATGGTGTTGTGAAATCATTTATAAAGTTATTCACTGTTGAGGCACCAAATTGGTCAAGGACAATAAAAACACTTGGATTTAGGAGGAGTGGTGAACCTATCATGGAAGTGGAATATCGTTATGATGATTCTTCTGAACAGAGAGAAGTTGTAGTCTATGAGCCCAACTCAGGACGCTTCACTGATCTTGAGATGTATGGAGCAAATGAAACATTCTCTGTGAATTCCTACATGGAAACACTGgtaatgctggatcggtctgatTGCAATATCGAGGCTGAAGTTGATGGCTTTTAG